A part of Methanocorpusculum vombati genomic DNA contains:
- a CDS encoding DUF3006 domain-containing protein, with protein sequence MMEKLLVTVDAIEGDKASLLLRMPEEERPLAIVPLALLPEGVSAGDILSLSFHAEPELTEAARRRAEELHKQLLRR encoded by the coding sequence ATGATGGAGAAGCTGCTGGTTACGGTTGATGCAATTGAGGGAGACAAAGCGTCGCTTCTTCTCCGGATGCCGGAGGAGGAGCGGCCTCTTGCGATTGTTCCGCTCGCACTGCTGCCGGAGGGTGTTTCTGCGGGAGATATTCTCTCTCTCTCGTTTCACGCAGAGCCGGAGCTGACGGAGGCCGCGCGGAGACGGGCAGAGGAGCTGCACAAGCAGCTTCTGCGGAGATAA